A window of Methylomonas sp. 11b genomic DNA:
ATCGTAATCAATATGCGGCGCCACATCCTCGAGCAAATCAATTTTGTTGAACACCATCAACTGGGGGATTTTAGCGGCGTCGATGTCGCTCAAGACTTGGTTTACCTGATAGATCGTGTCTTCACGATCTTCGGCAGCCGCATCGATCACATGCAACAACAAATCCGCTTCGCTGGCTTCCTGCAAAGTGGAACGAAATGCTGCCACCAATTCATGCGGTAGATGCCGGATAAAGCCGACGGTATCCGCCAAAATGATTTCGCCGCCATTACTGAGCGACAATTGCCGCAAGGTAGGATCCAGCGTAGCAAACAATTGATCAGCCGCGTAAATACCGGCACCGGTTAAGGTGTTAAACAGCGTCGACTTACCGGCGTTGGTGTAGCCAACTAAAGATACGGTAGGAATTTCGGCTTTTTTGCGCTTGCTACGACCTTGATGACGCTGCTTTTCTACCTTCCCCAAGCGCTGTTGAATTTGCTTTATACGCACCGCCAACAACCGCCTGTCAGTTTCCAACTGGGTTTCGCCGGGACCACGCAAACCAATACCGCCCTTTTGCCGCTCCAAATGCGTCCAGCCGCGAATCAATCGGGTAGACAGATGTTTGAGCTGCGCCAGTTCGACCTGCAATTTACCTTCAAAGGTTTGCGCCCGCTGCGCAAAAATATCCAGGATCAGACCGTTACGATCCACCACCCTGACTTCCAGCGCTTTTTCCAGATTGCGCTCTTGGCTAGGTGTTAGTGGATGATTGACGATAACGATATTGGCTTCGTGCTCGATGATCGCCGACCTGATTTCTTCGACCTTACCGGTGCCAACGAAATATTTCGGATCAGGCCGATACCGGCTTCCGGTTACTACATAAGTCGGTTGGGCGCCTGCGGATTTGGTTAGTTCTTTCAGCTCGTCGAGGTCTTCCTGACCAGCTTGCAAATTGAGGTGAACGAGAATGGCTCGTTCACCCGCATCGGGACGTTCAAACAAAAAATAACCTCTTAGCTCTCATCGCTAACGTCGGGATCACGGTGCATCGTGACATTTTTGCCGGGAACGATAGTGGATATGGCATGCTTGTAAACCATTTGATTCACAGTGTTTTTTAGCATCACCACGTATTGGTCGAAAGAATCGACGCGGCCTTGCAGCTTGATACCGTTAACCAAAAAAATCGACACGGGAGTGTGTTCTTTTCTGAGGGCATTCAAAAAGTTGTCCTGCAAGTTTTGTGCTTTCGACATCCTATTTCTCCTTATTATTGTTCGGTGCGCTATTAATACATTACCCGCTACACCCGCCAATTTCAACACGCGGGCTGCGGATCAATAAAAAACTGTTAATGACTTTGGGACTGGTTTGCGCTATTTCAAGTTCAATCAGATCTTTATTAGCAAAGCCGTTGCGAAAATAACAACGGCCGCTTAAGTTCAGCTTAGCCGATTTTTTTATATTTGAGACGATGCGGGTTATCCGCATCCGTACCCAAGCGACGATGCCGATCGGCTTCGTAGTCGGCATAATTACCTTCAAACCACACCACCTCACTGTCGCCCTCGAATGCCAAAATATGCGTAGCGATCCTATCCAGGAACCAGCGATCATGCGAGATAACCACCGCGCAACCGGGGAAAGCCAGCAATGCTTCTTCCAAAGCTCGCAAGGTTTCCACGTCCAAGTCGTTGGTCGGTTCGTCGAGCAATAACACGTTGCCGCCGCTTTTCAACAGCTTGGCCAAATGCACACGGTTGCGTTCGCCGCCCGATAATTCGCCGATGCGTTTTTGTTGATCCCCACCTTTAAAGTTAAACCGGCCGATATACGCCCGGGACGGCGTCTCATATTTGCCGACGGTGATCATGTCCAGACCGTCGGAGATTTCTTCCCAAACCGTTTTGTTGTTGTCCATGTCGTCGCGCAACTGATCGACATAGGCCATCTGCACGGTTTGACCAAATTTGATGTCGCCGGCATCCGGTTTTTCAAAACCAGCCATCATCCTGAACAAGGTGGTTTTACCGGCACCGTTAGGACCGATGATGCCTACAATCCCGCCCGGCGGCAATTTGAAGCTCAAATTATTGATCAAAAGTCTGTCGCCAAAACCCTTACTGATGTTCTCAACGTCGATCACTACATCGCCCAGACGTGGACCGGGTGGAATATAAATTTCCTGGGTCTCGTTACGTTTTTGCGTTTCGACTGACGACAATTCTTCAAAGCGCGCCAAACGCGCCTTGCTCTTCGCGTGCCGGCCTTTTTGGTTTGAACGCACCCATTCCAACTCGGCTTTCATGGCTTTTTGCCGAGAAGACTCTTGTTTCTCCTCCAACTCCAGGCGTTTTTCCTTTTGTTCCAGCCAAGATGAATAATTACCTTCCCAAGGAATACCCATGCCGCGGTCCAGCTCCAGAATCCAACCGGCAACGTTATCTAGGAAGTATCTATCGTGAGTTACCGCCACCACGGTACCGGGATAGTCGTGCAAGAAACGCTCCAGCCAAGCCACCGATTCCGCATCCAAGTGGTTGGTCGGCTCGTCGAGCAGCAGCATATCGGGCTTGGACAGCAATAAACGGCACAGCGCCACCCTGCGTTTTTCACCACCGGACAATTTAGTTACATCAGCATCCCAATCCGGCAGACGCAGGGCATCGGCAGCCACTTCTAAAGTGCGATCCAGA
This region includes:
- the hflX gene encoding ribosome rescue GTPase HflX; translation: MFERPDAGERAILVHLNLQAGQEDLDELKELTKSAGAQPTYVVTGSRYRPDPKYFVGTGKVEEIRSAIIEHEANIVIVNHPLTPSQERNLEKALEVRVVDRNGLILDIFAQRAQTFEGKLQVELAQLKHLSTRLIRGWTHLERQKGGIGLRGPGETQLETDRRLLAVRIKQIQQRLGKVEKQRHQGRSKRKKAEIPTVSLVGYTNAGKSTLFNTLTGAGIYAADQLFATLDPTLRQLSLSNGGEIILADTVGFIRHLPHELVAAFRSTLQEASEADLLLHVIDAAAEDREDTIYQVNQVLSDIDAAKIPQLMVFNKIDLLEDVAPHIDYDADGKPVSVWISAQNGVGCDLLQQALSELFASSKVIRKCYLPAGQAGLKAKLFTFVKIIDEVNNDSGDCELTIEIDKKHLGLLKGIDVHEQV
- the hfq gene encoding RNA chaperone Hfq; protein product: MSKAQNLQDNFLNALRKEHTPVSIFLVNGIKLQGRVDSFDQYVVMLKNTVNQMVYKHAISTIVPGKNVTMHRDPDVSDES
- the ettA gene encoding energy-dependent translational throttle protein EttA; the protein is MAQYIFSMNRVGKIVPPKKHILKDISLSFFPGAKIGVLGLNGSGKSTLLRIMAGIDKEIEGEAIPLKGTKIGYLSQEPQLDPNKTVRGNIEEAVAEIKDVLARLDAVYAAYADADADFDALAAEQAKLEDIINACDGHNLDRTLEVAADALRLPDWDADVTKLSGGEKRRVALCRLLLSKPDMLLLDEPTNHLDAESVAWLERFLHDYPGTVVAVTHDRYFLDNVAGWILELDRGMGIPWEGNYSSWLEQKEKRLELEEKQESSRQKAMKAELEWVRSNQKGRHAKSKARLARFEELSSVETQKRNETQEIYIPPGPRLGDVVIDVENISKGFGDRLLINNLSFKLPPGGIVGIIGPNGAGKTTLFRMMAGFEKPDAGDIKFGQTVQMAYVDQLRDDMDNNKTVWEEISDGLDMITVGKYETPSRAYIGRFNFKGGDQQKRIGELSGGERNRVHLAKLLKSGGNVLLLDEPTNDLDVETLRALEEALLAFPGCAVVISHDRWFLDRIATHILAFEGDSEVVWFEGNYADYEADRHRRLGTDADNPHRLKYKKIG